In Chlamydiales bacterium, the following proteins share a genomic window:
- a CDS encoding glucosidase gives MDMSEEKRRLEEDSKLEKHWRRWGPYLSERQWATVREDYSEDGDAWSYFTHDQARSRAYRWGEDGIAGISDNHQRLCFALAFWNGEDPILKERLFGLTGKEGNHGEDVKEYYFYLDNTPTHSYMRYLYKYPQAAFPYAKLVEENKKRTQSEREYELLDTGIFEKSRYFDIDIEYAKESPENLLIRITIANRGDVAKTIHLLPTLWFRNTWSWTEKPVNKPLIKAGGGCLEAIHPDLGRRFLYFEDGAQTLFTENETNAKRLFGKPNSSPYVKDAFHEYLIHKNSTAINPSHSGTKSALHFVREVAPGASIEVKLRLTSEKGVKRPFEKFEEWMKKRKEEADAFYLELADPHLTQELRQIQRQALAGMLWNKQFYHYAVEDWLSRDPLALGERPKRKIGRNADWVHIYNDDVHSTPDKWEYPGFFSWDTAFHTLPLAMIDPEYAKKQLLLLTREWYMHPNGQLPAYEWSFGDVNPPVHAWATWRVYKIGEKLHGNQDRFFLERVFQKLLMNFTWWVNRKDAEGRNIFQGGFLGMDNISVFNRSEHLPNGGTLYQSDATSWMGMYCLNMLTISLELAHENPSYEDMASKFLEHFLYISNAINHKSSDRLPLWDEEDGFYYDLLMLPDGTHHHLKVRSMVSIVPLFAVAAVPKEIFEKFKGFNKRLEWFLDNRLDLCDKVACMRTTGVEERRLFSIMNRERLKRVLEKMLDESEFLSPYGIRSLSKYHEKHPYVLKLNSHEYTVAYEPAESTSRLFGGNSNWRGPIWFPLNMLIIESLQKFHYYLGDEYKVECPTGSGKMMTLWEVASEIANRLVRMFLMDSNGHRPIYGGNTTFQDDPYWKDHLLFNEYFHGDNGSGIGASHQTGWTGLVAKLIQQLGHYQGMSTTWQ, from the coding sequence ATGGATATGTCGGAAGAGAAGAGACGTTTAGAGGAAGACTCTAAGCTAGAGAAGCACTGGCGCAGGTGGGGTCCCTACCTCAGCGAAAGGCAGTGGGCAACTGTGCGCGAGGATTATAGCGAAGATGGCGATGCGTGGAGCTACTTTACGCACGACCAGGCGCGCTCGCGTGCATACCGCTGGGGAGAGGATGGAATTGCGGGTATTTCCGATAACCATCAGCGCCTCTGCTTTGCTCTCGCATTCTGGAATGGAGAGGATCCGATTCTCAAAGAGCGTCTCTTTGGCCTAACGGGAAAAGAGGGGAATCATGGCGAGGATGTGAAGGAGTACTACTTCTATCTCGACAACACCCCAACGCATAGTTATATGCGTTATCTCTACAAGTATCCTCAAGCTGCTTTTCCCTATGCGAAGCTCGTTGAAGAGAATAAGAAGCGGACGCAGAGCGAGCGCGAATATGAGCTTCTGGATACGGGAATCTTCGAGAAGAGCCGCTATTTCGATATCGATATCGAATATGCCAAGGAGTCTCCTGAGAACCTGCTTATCCGTATTACGATTGCGAATCGAGGCGACGTAGCAAAAACGATCCATCTGCTTCCCACTCTCTGGTTCCGTAACACCTGGTCCTGGACAGAAAAGCCGGTCAACAAACCGTTGATAAAGGCTGGAGGGGGCTGTTTAGAGGCGATCCATCCAGATTTAGGAAGACGTTTTCTCTATTTTGAAGATGGCGCTCAAACGCTATTTACTGAGAATGAGACAAACGCTAAACGGCTCTTCGGAAAACCGAATAGCTCGCCCTACGTTAAAGACGCCTTTCACGAGTATCTAATCCATAAAAATTCCACGGCAATAAATCCCTCTCACAGCGGCACCAAGAGCGCGCTGCATTTCGTACGAGAGGTTGCACCCGGAGCTTCCATTGAAGTTAAGCTGCGGCTTACCAGCGAGAAGGGAGTGAAACGTCCTTTTGAGAAGTTTGAAGAGTGGATGAAGAAGAGGAAGGAGGAGGCGGACGCATTTTATCTGGAGCTTGCAGATCCTCATCTCACGCAGGAGCTACGTCAAATTCAGAGGCAGGCGCTAGCGGGAATGCTCTGGAATAAGCAGTTCTACCACTATGCAGTGGAAGATTGGTTAAGTCGGGATCCTCTTGCACTGGGAGAGAGGCCAAAGAGAAAGATCGGGAGAAACGCCGACTGGGTGCACATCTACAATGACGATGTCCATTCTACGCCCGATAAGTGGGAGTATCCGGGCTTTTTTTCTTGGGATACCGCCTTTCATACGCTGCCGCTTGCGATGATCGATCCCGAATATGCGAAGAAGCAGCTCCTCCTGCTTACGCGCGAATGGTATATGCATCCGAATGGTCAGCTGCCAGCTTACGAGTGGTCTTTTGGAGACGTAAACCCCCCAGTACACGCATGGGCAACCTGGCGAGTTTATAAGATAGGAGAGAAGCTGCATGGCAATCAGGATAGATTTTTTCTCGAGAGAGTCTTTCAGAAATTGCTGATGAATTTCACCTGGTGGGTGAACCGGAAAGACGCCGAAGGGAGAAATATTTTTCAGGGCGGCTTTTTGGGAATGGATAATATCAGCGTATTCAACCGAAGTGAGCATCTTCCAAATGGAGGGACTCTCTATCAATCAGATGCGACGAGCTGGATGGGGATGTACTGTCTGAATATGCTTACAATTTCTCTGGAGCTCGCTCATGAAAATCCCAGCTATGAGGATATGGCCAGCAAGTTTCTTGAGCACTTTCTCTATATTTCAAATGCGATCAATCACAAAAGCAGCGACAGGCTTCCTCTTTGGGATGAAGAGGATGGTTTCTACTACGATCTGCTGATGCTTCCCGATGGAACGCACCACCATCTCAAAGTTCGTTCGATGGTAAGCATCGTTCCTCTTTTCGCTGTAGCTGCTGTGCCAAAAGAGATTTTCGAAAAGTTCAAGGGTTTTAACAAACGACTTGAATGGTTTCTAGATAACCGTCTAGACCTCTGTGACAAGGTGGCCTGCATGCGCACGACTGGTGTCGAGGAGCGCAGGCTCTTCTCCATTATGAACCGCGAGAGACTAAAACGGGTGCTTGAGAAGATGCTGGATGAGAGTGAGTTTTTAAGCCCTTACGGCATTCGCTCACTATCTAAATACCATGAAAAACACCCATATGTTTTGAAGCTCAACTCCCACGAGTACACCGTGGCCTACGAGCCAGCCGAATCGACAAGCCGATTATTCGGGGGGAATTCCAACTGGCGCGGGCCGATCTGGTTTCCTCTTAATATGTTAATCATTGAATCACTTCAGAAGTTTCATTACTATCTGGGCGATGAGTATAAGGTAGAGTGTCCCACCGGTTCTGGAAAAATGATGACCCTTTGGGAGGTCGCTAGTGAAATCGCAAATCGCTTGGTCCGCATGTTTTTAATGGACTCTAACGGACACAGACCTATCTACGGTGGAAATACCACCTTTCAGGATGATCCTTATTGGAAGGATCACCTGCTTTTCAACGAATACTTTCATGGCGACAATGGCAGCGGAATTGGTGCTAGTCATCAGACGGGATGGACGGGTCTTGTCGCCAAGCTTATTCAGCAACTTGGACACTACCAAGGGATGTCAACCACATGGCAGTAG
- a CDS encoding YebC/PmpR family DNA-binding transcriptional regulator translates to MAGHSKWANIKHRKGRSDAIKGKLFSRLTKEIISAVKQGGPDPKSNSKLRLVIQKARENNLPADNIERNIKKASSTDQADFEELTYELYGHGGVGIIVEIMTDNKNRTSSDMRIATNKRGGTVANPGAVMFNFDRKGFIQVLKKGVDEDALFLAVSEAGAEDFESNEELFLITTPPDLLYQVKEKIEQMGYTCQETSLEMIPKVWIECDSEKAKDNLALIEWLENLDDVDAVYHNMKLPE, encoded by the coding sequence ATGGCAGGTCATAGTAAGTGGGCAAACATCAAACACCGCAAAGGGCGCTCCGATGCGATCAAGGGGAAGCTCTTTTCTCGTCTTACCAAGGAGATCATCTCTGCGGTAAAGCAGGGAGGTCCCGATCCCAAATCCAACTCCAAGCTGCGGCTTGTGATTCAGAAGGCGCGCGAGAATAACCTCCCTGCCGACAATATCGAGCGCAACATCAAGAAGGCCTCTAGCACCGATCAGGCGGACTTTGAAGAGTTGACCTATGAGCTCTATGGGCATGGCGGAGTGGGAATCATTGTAGAGATCATGACGGACAATAAGAATCGCACCTCATCAGACATGCGGATAGCCACGAATAAGCGCGGTGGCACGGTCGCGAATCCTGGGGCTGTCATGTTTAATTTTGATAGAAAGGGCTTCATCCAGGTTCTCAAAAAAGGAGTTGACGAAGACGCCCTCTTTTTAGCTGTTTCAGAAGCTGGAGCGGAGGATTTCGAGTCGAATGAGGAGCTCTTTCTTATCACAACTCCTCCGGATCTGCTCTACCAGGTCAAAGAAAAAATTGAGCAGATGGGCTACACCTGTCAAGAAACAAGTTTAGAGATGATTCCCAAGGTCTGGATCGAGTGCGATTCTGAGAAGGCGAAGGATAATCTTGCTCTAATTGAGTGGCTTGAGAATCTAGACGACGTCGACGCTGTCTATCATAATATGAAACTCCCTGAATAG
- a CDS encoding GNAT family N-acetyltransferase — MNQQTAPKLHIRITEPEDSEHLKSWLFEPGVLRWFPMFDEREVEDAVRIWVSYAKHEACFTIECDGVPCGVANLYLQPYKKLAHQSLFAIIVSEKFRNKGIGTTLLTYLIKVAKEKFNLEILHLEVYEGNPAIHLYRRMGFVQYGVETHFIRDSGEYISKIMMQKIL, encoded by the coding sequence ATGAATCAACAGACCGCTCCTAAGCTACACATCCGCATTACAGAACCAGAGGACTCGGAGCATCTCAAGAGCTGGCTCTTTGAGCCTGGCGTACTCCGCTGGTTCCCCATGTTTGATGAGCGCGAAGTAGAGGATGCCGTGAGAATCTGGGTTAGCTATGCAAAACATGAGGCGTGTTTTACAATTGAGTGCGACGGGGTTCCATGCGGAGTCGCAAATCTCTACCTTCAGCCCTATAAAAAGTTGGCACACCAGTCTCTTTTTGCTATTATCGTCTCCGAAAAATTCCGGAATAAGGGGATCGGGACAACTCTTCTTACCTATCTAATTAAAGTGGCAAAAGAGAAGTTCAATTTAGAGATCTTGCACCTGGAAGTATACGAGGGAAATCCAGCGATTCATCTCTATCGAAGAATGGGCTTTGTCCAGTATGGGGTGGAGACTCACTTCATTCGAGACAGCGGGGAGTATATCTCCAAGATCATGATGCAAAAAATATTATAG
- a CDS encoding GNAT family N-acetyltransferase, with amino-acid sequence MSEKIPGFEIRYTQLTDASNLKEWLNAPGMLHWFPMQEEKEIEDAAQAWASFSRWSCSLTCTIDGVPCAIGTLFLMPYRKVAHHCLIKVIVDPKFQRRGVGTELIKNLKHLAKSYFRLQILHVEVYEGNPLVKLLQKEGFRQFAKQERFVKEGETYLARLLFECFL; translated from the coding sequence ATGAGTGAGAAGATTCCTGGATTTGAGATTCGCTACACGCAGCTAACCGACGCTTCTAATCTAAAGGAGTGGCTGAATGCTCCTGGTATGCTGCACTGGTTTCCCATGCAGGAGGAGAAAGAGATTGAAGATGCAGCGCAGGCGTGGGCGAGCTTCTCACGCTGGAGCTGCAGTTTGACTTGTACAATCGATGGGGTGCCCTGCGCAATCGGAACTCTATTTCTGATGCCCTATCGCAAAGTGGCCCACCACTGCTTAATTAAAGTTATTGTCGACCCGAAATTTCAGAGAAGAGGCGTCGGGACGGAGCTGATAAAAAATCTTAAACATCTTGCTAAAAGCTACTTCCGCCTGCAGATCCTACACGTAGAGGTTTACGAGGGTAATCCTCTTGTAAAACTTTTGCAGAAAGAGGGGTTTCGTCAATTTGCCAAACAGGAGCGCTTTGTGAAAGAGGGAGAGACCTACCTAGCGCGCCTACTATTCGAATGCTTCTTGTGA
- the prfB gene encoding peptide chain release factor 2, which yields MFDLATKEKRVEEFEQQMASPAFWEDAALAQGVISECNDLKAWTIPYKEIKQRFENTASLLPEAEECGESELVQELLGELDAVEKILEELEVRKMLSGELDSKNCYLSINSGAGGTEACDWALMLSRMYERWATKRGWGVEALEATEGEVAGIKSITFKITGAFAYGYAKAEKGVHRLVRISPFDSNARRHTSFASVDVTPEIGDEIKIEIRPEDIRVDTYRASGAGGQHVNKTDSAVRITHAPSGMVVSCQSERSQVNNKETCMKMLRAKLYEKEYNERQEKLKEMGGEKKEIGWGSQIRSYVFQPYTLVKDARTKYEVGNVHAVMDGEIDDFINAYLKEFG from the coding sequence ATCTTTGACCTGGCTACAAAAGAAAAGAGGGTAGAAGAATTTGAACAGCAGATGGCCTCGCCAGCTTTTTGGGAGGATGCTGCGCTCGCTCAAGGTGTGATTTCAGAGTGTAACGACCTGAAAGCATGGACGATACCTTATAAAGAGATCAAACAGAGATTTGAAAATACCGCAAGCCTGCTCCCCGAAGCTGAAGAGTGTGGAGAGAGTGAGCTAGTTCAAGAACTTCTTGGCGAGCTCGATGCTGTTGAGAAAATTCTTGAAGAGCTCGAGGTGCGCAAGATGCTCTCGGGCGAGCTCGACTCAAAAAATTGCTACTTAAGCATTAATTCTGGAGCGGGTGGCACGGAGGCGTGCGACTGGGCGCTCATGCTCTCTCGGATGTATGAGAGGTGGGCGACAAAGAGGGGATGGGGGGTTGAGGCTTTGGAAGCGACCGAGGGAGAGGTGGCAGGGATAAAGAGCATCACCTTCAAAATCACAGGGGCTTTTGCCTACGGGTATGCAAAAGCGGAGAAGGGAGTTCATAGACTTGTTCGGATCTCTCCTTTTGATAGTAATGCCAGACGCCATACGAGCTTCGCCTCTGTTGATGTAACGCCCGAAATTGGCGATGAGATCAAGATTGAGATCAGGCCTGAGGATATTCGCGTCGACACCTACCGCGCTTCGGGTGCGGGCGGCCAGCACGTCAATAAGACAGACTCGGCTGTGCGCATTACCCACGCTCCCTCGGGGATGGTCGTCTCCTGCCAGAGCGAGAGAAGTCAGGTGAATAATAAAGAGACCTGCATGAAGATGCTCCGCGCTAAGCTGTACGAGAAGGAGTACAACGAGAGGCAGGAGAAGCTTAAGGAGATGGGTGGAGAGAAGAAGGAGATTGGCTGGGGCAGTCAGATCCGCAGTTACGTCTTCCAACCTTATACACTTGTCAAAGATGCAAGAACCAAGTACGAAGTGGGAAATGTACACGCTGTAATGGATGGGGAGATCGATGATTTTATCAACGCTTATCTCAAAGAGTTTGGATAG
- a CDS encoding UTP--glucose-1-phosphate uridylyltransferase, whose product MPTTSIERETTSLESECAQISPLVEGLKRAASLEEKISLLDAFPRVEEFFRLPSILRSLLSDLPKESQLVIKAVAATGQGPRVLSFPSRDPDALQKLQQLVTELIAVERFYKEIGGIVGYHLLMQRCLLAGETPAETSEVSYHPPEGVDIYVETREVREALIAGIEKISEMAEIYPVGGAADRLNFKDPKSGTPLPAAKLPFGGKTLLEGMIRDLQAREYLHYKLFGQQVQTPIVMMTSQEKDNEAQILSICESNGWFGRPKSSFHFFSQPSVPSMNTKGEWCMQGPLQLLLKPGGHGVIWKLARDSRAFEWLASLGKRKALVRQINNPIAGIDYGLLVFTGVGFKENKIFGFASCPRKAGAMEGTNVLLERKKDEGMEYVLTNIEYCDLQKCQVVDQTEKRDPEHSKFSSNTNILFIDLEAVNQAVIDCPFPGVVINPKKMSYKRDNQIIEEEVARLESTMQNIADCFVQSFPEPLPKGKRREEMRTFLTLNDRRKTISTVKREYVLGGQLGETPEGCFIDLQENARELLLDFCKLELIEIKRGLPFPFLFSYHPALGPLYTIIAQKLRRGKITSGSELKLEIAEVEILNIDLDGSLTIEAREPMGEPDSTGALIYSEKAGKCTLKNVHIHNQGIDWQARNTFWKQEVARKEECRILIHGSGEFYAENVTLKGPLSIVVEDGVRVTAMSVEGRVRFIRERISQPSWSWRYQITEDFRLSLSK is encoded by the coding sequence ATGCCTACCACGAGTATTGAAAGAGAAACTACCAGTTTGGAGAGCGAGTGTGCGCAGATTTCGCCTCTTGTAGAGGGGCTAAAAAGAGCCGCTTCTCTTGAAGAGAAAATCAGCCTACTAGACGCATTCCCAAGAGTGGAAGAGTTCTTTAGGCTGCCTAGCATTCTACGTAGTCTGCTAAGCGATCTTCCGAAAGAGAGTCAGCTCGTTATCAAAGCTGTCGCAGCGACAGGTCAAGGCCCGCGCGTCCTCTCTTTCCCTTCTCGAGATCCAGATGCACTCCAGAAACTTCAGCAGCTAGTCACAGAACTGATTGCTGTAGAGCGTTTCTACAAAGAGATCGGCGGAATTGTCGGTTACCACCTTCTTATGCAGCGCTGCCTGCTCGCGGGAGAGACGCCCGCTGAAACCAGCGAAGTGAGCTACCATCCTCCTGAAGGAGTAGATATCTACGTAGAGACGAGAGAGGTGCGCGAAGCGCTCATTGCAGGGATTGAGAAGATATCGGAAATGGCGGAGATCTACCCTGTAGGCGGCGCAGCCGATCGATTAAATTTTAAAGACCCCAAGAGCGGAACTCCTCTTCCTGCTGCTAAGCTTCCCTTTGGTGGAAAGACTCTTCTAGAAGGAATGATCCGAGATCTTCAAGCGCGCGAGTATCTGCACTACAAGCTCTTTGGCCAGCAGGTGCAGACACCAATTGTGATGATGACATCGCAAGAGAAGGACAATGAGGCGCAGATCCTCTCGATCTGCGAATCAAACGGCTGGTTTGGAAGACCGAAGAGCTCCTTTCACTTCTTCTCGCAGCCCTCTGTTCCTTCGATGAATACGAAAGGAGAGTGGTGCATGCAAGGCCCTCTTCAACTTCTTCTTAAGCCGGGTGGACATGGTGTTATTTGGAAACTAGCTCGAGATAGCAGAGCATTCGAGTGGCTGGCGAGCTTAGGAAAGAGAAAAGCACTTGTGAGGCAGATCAATAATCCGATTGCTGGAATCGACTACGGTCTGCTGGTTTTCACGGGAGTGGGCTTTAAAGAGAATAAAATTTTTGGCTTCGCCTCCTGCCCGCGAAAGGCTGGAGCGATGGAAGGAACGAACGTCCTTCTTGAACGAAAGAAAGATGAGGGGATGGAGTATGTTCTCACCAACATCGAGTATTGCGACCTGCAAAAGTGCCAAGTTGTAGACCAGACGGAGAAGAGAGATCCCGAACACTCCAAATTCTCATCTAATACGAACATTCTTTTTATAGATCTGGAAGCGGTGAATCAGGCGGTTATCGACTGTCCGTTTCCCGGCGTAGTGATCAATCCAAAGAAGATGAGCTACAAGCGGGATAATCAAATCATTGAAGAGGAGGTCGCTCGCCTCGAGTCGACGATGCAGAATATTGCCGACTGCTTTGTGCAGTCCTTTCCTGAGCCACTTCCCAAAGGAAAGAGAAGAGAGGAGATGCGGACCTTTCTCACCCTAAATGATAGAAGGAAGACGATCTCTACAGTTAAGCGCGAGTATGTGCTTGGCGGCCAGCTCGGTGAGACGCCAGAGGGCTGCTTTATCGATCTCCAGGAGAATGCACGGGAACTACTACTCGACTTTTGCAAATTGGAGCTGATTGAAATTAAGAGAGGGCTCCCCTTTCCCTTCCTCTTCTCCTACCACCCAGCTCTAGGCCCGCTTTACACGATCATTGCGCAGAAGCTCCGCAGAGGAAAGATCACCTCTGGAAGCGAACTTAAGCTAGAGATTGCTGAGGTTGAAATTTTGAACATCGATCTGGATGGAAGCTTGACCATCGAGGCTAGAGAGCCGATGGGAGAGCCGGATTCCACAGGAGCGCTTATCTATTCAGAAAAGGCGGGCAAGTGCACGCTTAAAAATGTGCACATCCATAATCAGGGAATCGACTGGCAAGCCAGAAACACCTTCTGGAAGCAGGAGGTTGCGCGCAAAGAGGAGTGCCGCATTCTCATCCACGGAAGTGGAGAGTTCTATGCCGAAAATGTCACATTGAAAGGCCCTCTTTCAATCGTTGTAGAGGATGGAGTGCGCGTCACAGCGATGAGTGTAGAAGGTAGGGTTCGTTTTATCAGAGAGCGTATCTCACAGCCCAGCTGGTCGTGGCGCTATCAGATCACAGAGGATTTCCGTCTAAGCCTCTCCAAATAA
- the ispD gene encoding 2-C-methyl-D-erythritol 4-phosphate cytidylyltransferase: MSQSISLILLAGGIGSRMGAATPKQFLLLKGKPVALHSLELFASFDEIAEIIVVCAPEHQPFFSGIRPLSFALPGERRQDSLWNGLQKISTTCDLVCVHDAARPCLQRSDFEKLLDEAREHPAVALATPVKYTIKQTGENGFVTTTLDRANLWEIQTPQIAPLSLLKQGFKIAQERNLTVSDDLSLVELTGYPVKLVTGSSSNIKLTTPEDWAAVNSLACTDTSSS; encoded by the coding sequence ATGTCTCAATCAATCTCTCTTATTCTTCTCGCTGGTGGCATTGGATCCCGCATGGGAGCCGCTACTCCAAAACAGTTTCTCTTACTTAAGGGAAAACCTGTTGCTCTGCACTCGCTTGAACTCTTCGCCTCCTTCGATGAAATCGCAGAGATCATTGTCGTTTGTGCTCCAGAACATCAGCCGTTTTTTTCTGGAATAAGACCACTCTCATTTGCTCTTCCAGGAGAGAGAAGACAGGACTCTCTCTGGAACGGCCTGCAAAAGATCTCAACGACTTGCGACCTGGTCTGCGTCCACGATGCTGCGCGGCCATGTCTTCAGCGCAGTGATTTTGAAAAACTTCTGGACGAAGCGCGCGAGCACCCGGCAGTCGCCCTCGCAACACCCGTTAAATACACGATCAAACAGACTGGCGAAAATGGCTTTGTTACAACCACTTTAGATCGCGCAAACCTCTGGGAGATACAGACACCGCAGATCGCCCCCCTTTCGCTGCTTAAACAGGGCTTTAAAATCGCGCAGGAGCGAAACCTAACAGTCTCTGACGACCTCTCCCTCGTTGAACTCACAGGCTATCCCGTTAAACTCGTCACTGGCTCCTCTTCCAACATCAAGCTCACCACTCCCGAAGACTGGGCTGCAGTAAATTCATTAGCATGTACAGATACAAGCTCGTCTTAG
- the truA gene encoding tRNA pseudouridine(38-40) synthase TruA encodes MYRYKLVLAYDGTNYSGWQVQPNATSIQFLVQEALSTALRTPTHATGSGRTDAGVHALGQTAHFTTQEPQDTHKLLASLNGLLSDEIRILSIEEVARDFHARFDASGKIYHYRLHLDRVPDPFKRLYSTHIHTPLDLNLVKAGCALFVGTHDFTSFANEAHRGSAAKDAVRTIKRLDLVEEPGGVRLEFEADGFLYKMVRNITGTLIEVGRGRLTLEEVERIMRAKDRKEAASSAPPQGLFLIQVHY; translated from the coding sequence ATGTACAGATACAAGCTCGTCTTAGCCTACGATGGAACAAACTATAGCGGCTGGCAGGTGCAGCCGAACGCCACCTCCATTCAATTTCTGGTTCAGGAAGCACTATCGACCGCCTTGCGCACTCCTACTCATGCGACAGGATCGGGAAGAACAGACGCAGGCGTCCATGCACTCGGACAGACCGCCCACTTCACAACACAAGAGCCCCAAGACACCCACAAGCTTCTCGCCTCGTTAAACGGTCTGCTCTCAGACGAGATCCGCATCCTATCCATTGAAGAGGTAGCACGCGATTTTCACGCCCGTTTTGATGCGAGCGGCAAGATCTACCACTACCGCCTGCATTTAGATCGCGTACCCGACCCCTTCAAGCGCCTCTACTCCACGCACATTCACACGCCGCTTGATCTCAATCTCGTTAAAGCCGGATGCGCACTCTTTGTCGGCACGCACGACTTCACCTCGTTTGCAAATGAGGCCCACCGCGGCTCGGCTGCAAAAGATGCAGTGAGGACGATCAAACGGCTCGATCTGGTTGAGGAACCAGGTGGAGTAAGGCTCGAATTTGAAGCTGACGGCTTTCTTTACAAGATGGTGCGCAACATCACGGGCACGCTCATAGAAGTGGGACGCGGAAGGCTCACTCTCGAAGAGGTCGAGAGAATCATGCGAGCAAAAGACCGAAAAGAAGCAGCCTCATCAGCTCCTCCTCAAGGTCTCTTTCTCATTCAAGTACACTACTAG
- a CDS encoding HAD family phosphatase, which translates to MSTWIHRYQLFLFDFDGLLVNTEDLHYAAYVEMCKERGFDLDWSMERFFEAAHFNATGLREGIYAKFPALFAQEPRWEVLYEEKKRAYMRLLMSGKLSLMPGVAPLLKELETAGIKRCVVTNSTAEQTECIRDLLPELKSIPEWITRESYAHPKPHPECYQKAVEKLGRPGDRVIGFEDSFRGFQALTGAGVKGVLIAPRSHPQTPSLPQGILHFESFSEISSSVLE; encoded by the coding sequence ATGTCAACTTGGATTCATAGATATCAGCTCTTTCTCTTTGATTTTGACGGGCTTCTCGTTAACACGGAAGACCTTCACTACGCTGCATATGTAGAGATGTGCAAGGAGCGCGGGTTCGATCTGGACTGGTCGATGGAGCGCTTTTTCGAAGCGGCGCACTTTAATGCGACGGGCCTGCGCGAGGGGATCTATGCGAAGTTTCCAGCTCTATTTGCTCAAGAGCCGCGCTGGGAGGTTCTCTACGAGGAGAAGAAGCGGGCCTACATGCGTCTTCTGATGTCGGGTAAGCTCTCTCTGATGCCAGGTGTAGCTCCTCTTCTGAAAGAGCTCGAGACGGCGGGCATTAAGCGCTGTGTGGTGACCAATTCTACTGCTGAACAGACGGAGTGCATCCGCGACCTTCTTCCAGAGCTCAAGTCGATCCCCGAGTGGATCACGCGCGAGTCTTACGCTCATCCAAAGCCGCATCCAGAATGCTACCAGAAGGCTGTAGAAAAGCTTGGAAGGCCTGGAGATAGGGTAATAGGCTTTGAGGACTCGTTCCGCGGATTTCAAGCCCTTACAGGCGCTGGCGTGAAGGGAGTGTTAATCGCACCTCGCAGCCACCCTCAAACACCCTCGCTGCCGCAAGGGATTCTCCACTTCGAATCTTTTAGCGAAATTTCTAGTAGTGTACTTGAATGA
- a CDS encoding aspartate/glutamate racemase family protein — MTSDASEAKPDQSASGPNKAIGIIGGAGPMASAFLYTSILEVCQKEYNASDYNEFPEIILVSYPFTRGDKEKIQKEIALCLEKLKAAGASLFCIASNSFHGFLPELPKEGFVNLVEQGLKEATRQHISKALILAAEPTINLKLYEQSDIQCLYPSPKEQQQVNQLIREVAGGKVEERQAQELKKIISRIQKEHSINGIIIACTELPLIHQKMSLSDTLAVVNTVEVLAKQLVTLSRFQFS; from the coding sequence GTGACAAGCGATGCTAGTGAGGCAAAGCCAGATCAAAGCGCTAGCGGTCCGAATAAAGCAATCGGAATCATCGGAGGCGCTGGACCTATGGCTAGCGCCTTTCTCTACACATCGATCTTGGAAGTCTGTCAAAAAGAGTATAACGCCAGCGACTACAACGAATTTCCCGAGATCATCCTTGTCTCTTATCCTTTTACACGAGGAGATAAAGAGAAGATCCAAAAAGAGATCGCTCTCTGCCTAGAGAAACTTAAAGCAGCCGGCGCTTCTCTTTTCTGCATCGCCTCAAATTCATTTCACGGATTTCTGCCGGAATTACCAAAAGAGGGATTCGTGAATCTGGTGGAGCAAGGATTAAAAGAAGCCACACGTCAACACATTTCAAAAGCATTGATCTTAGCCGCCGAACCCACAATCAACTTAAAGCTTTACGAACAGTCCGATATCCAATGCCTCTACCCTTCTCCAAAAGAACAACAGCAGGTGAATCAATTGATTCGAGAAGTTGCCGGAGGCAAAGTAGAAGAGAGACAGGCTCAAGAACTAAAAAAGATAATCTCTCGAATCCAGAAAGAGCACTCTATTAACGGAATCATCATCGCTTGCACGGAGCTCCCTCTCATTCACCAGAAGATGTCCCTCTCGGACACCCTCGCTGTCGTCAATACCGTCGAAGTCCTAGCCAAACAGCTAGTCACCCTCTCTCGCTTCCAATTTTCATAA